From a single Lolium rigidum isolate FL_2022 chromosome 7, APGP_CSIRO_Lrig_0.1, whole genome shotgun sequence genomic region:
- the LOC124675423 gene encoding putative pentatricopeptide repeat-containing protein At3g25060, mitochondrial, translating to MNLPIFLADLRRLLTSCPALRTLARIHALLLVSSAHHLLSPSLATAYARAGDLAAAESTLAGAPTSPSSIAAWNALLAAHSRGGSPDAALRVFRALPPAVRPDSTTFTLALSACARLGDLATGEVVRALASQSGYRNDVFVCSSLLNLYAKWGAMGDAVKVFDRMPKRDRVTWSTMVTGFANAGQPVEAIEIYRRMRDGGLNADEVVMVGVIKACAATGDVRMGASAHGYLLRHGMRMDVVISTSLVDMYAKNGLFDQARRLFELTTSRNIVSWNALISQFAQSGRADEALGLFREMQASGLQPNSWSLVSALLACSDLGFFKLGKSIHGFILRRLELDCMAVTAVIDMYSKCGSLASAQMLFNRVSSRDLILWNVMIACCGAHGRGHDALSLFHEMKKTEVRPDHATFASLLSALSHSGLVEEGKFWFDCMVHEHGIDPAEKHLVCIVDLLARSGLVEEANDLLASMCTEPTIAILVALLSGCLNNKKLELGESTAEKILELQPDDVGVLALVSNLYAAAKNWEKVREVRKLMKDHGSRKVPGCSSIEFHGAVHTFVMEDQSHPQHKEILQMVSKLDSEMRKIGYIPKTEFVYHDLEEGVKEQLLSRHSERLAIAFGLLNTTPGTRLVVIKNLRVCGDCHDAIKYISKIADREIVVRDAKRFHHFKDGACSCGDYW from the coding sequence ATGAACCTACCCATCTTCCTCGCcgacctccgccgcctcctcacaTCTTGCCCCGCGCTCCGGACCCTCGCCCGCATCCacgccctcctcctcgtctcctCCGCCCACCACCTCCTCTCCCCCAGCCTCGCCACCGCGTACGCCCGCGCCggcgacctcgccgccgccgagtcCACGCTCGCCGGCGCACCCACCTCCCCCTCCTCCATCGCCGCCTGGAACGCCCTCCTCGCCGCGCATTCCCGCGGGGGTTCCCCGGACGCGGCGCTCCGCGTCTTCCGCGCTCTCCCGCCCGCCGTGCGCCCCGACAGCACCACCTTCACGCTCGCGCTCTCCGCCTGCGCGCGCCTCGGCGACCTCGCCACCGGGGAGGTCGTCAGGGCCCTCGCGTCCCAGTCCGGGTACAGAAACGACGTCTTCGTCTGCTCGTCGCTGCTCAACCTCTACGCGAAATGGGGCGCCATGGGCGAcgccgtcaaggtgttcgaccgaATGCCGAAGAGGGACCGCGTCACCTGGAGCACCATGGTCACCGGGTTCGCGAACGCTGGCCAGCCGGTGGAGGCGATTGAGATATACAGGAGGATGAGGGACGGCGGTCTGAATGCAGACGAGGTTGTCATGGTCGGGGTTATAAAGGCGTGCGCGGCGACCGGGGATGTCCGCATGGGGGCCTCGGCTCATGGGTACCTGTTACGGCATGGTATGCGGATGGACGTCGTCATCTCAACAAGCCTCGTCGACATGTACGCGAAGAATGGGCTGTTTGATCAGGCGCGCCGGCTGTTCGAGCTTACCACGTCCAGGAACATTGTGTCGTGGAACGCGCTCATCTCGCAGTTTGCGCAGAGCGGGCGTGCGGACGAGGCGCTTGGTTTGTTCAGAGAGATGCAGGCCTCCGGTCTCCAGCCTAATTCATGGTCGCTTGTCAGCGCTCTGCTAGCTTGCTCCGATCTTGGATTCTTCAAGCTAGGGAAGTCAATACATGGTTTCATCTTGAGGAGGCTCGAGCTCGACTGTATGGCGGTTACAGCAGTCATCGACATGTACTCGAAATGTGGCTCCCTGGCAAGCGCACAAATGCTTTTCAACAGGGTTAGCTCGAGAGACTTGATTTTGTGGAATGTGATGATTGCGTGCTGCGGTGCTCATGGACGAggccatgatgccctgtctttgtTCCATGAAATGAAGAAAACCGAGGTGAGACCTGATCATGCCACGTTTGCGTCTCTTTTGTCGGCTCTCAGCCACTCCGGTCTCGTCGAGGAAGGCAAGTTCTGGTTCGATTGCATGGTTCATGAGCATGGAATCGACCCTGCGGAGAAGCACCTGGTGTGTATAGTGGATCTTTTAGCCCGTTCTGGCCTTGTTGAAGAGGCCAATGACCTGCTGGCATCGATGTGCACTGAACCAACCATCGCAATTTTGGTCGCTCTACTTTCGGGCTGTCTGAATAACAAGAAGCTGGAGCTTGGAGAGAGCACGGCAGAAAAGATCCTTGAACTGCAACCTGACGATGTTGGCGTCCTTGCCTTGGTCTCAAATCTGTATGCCGCTGCCAAGAACTGGGAGAAGGTCAGGGAAGTGCGCAAGCTAATGAAGGACCATGGCAGCAGGAAGGTGCCTGGGTGCAGCTCGATAGAGTTCCACGGGGCGGTGCATACGTTCGTCATGGAAGATCAGAGCCATCCTCAGCACAAAGAGATTCTACAGATGGTCTCGAAGCTTGACTCCGAGATGAGGAAGATCGGCTACATCCCCAAGACAGAGTTTGTGTACCATGACCTCGAGGAAGGTGTCAAGGAGCAGCTCCTCAGCCGCCACAGCGAGAGGCTGGCGATCGCCTTTGGACTGCTGAACACAACCCCAGGAACGAGGCTCGTCGTCATAAAGAACCTCAGGGTCTGTGGCGACTGTCACGACGCCATCAAGTACATCTCGAAGATTGCTGACAGAGAGATCGTGGTGCGGGACGCGAAACGCTTCCACCATTTCAAAGACGGAGCATGCTCCTGCGGTGATTACTGGTGA
- the LOC124675424 gene encoding mediator of RNA polymerase II transcription subunit 18-like: protein MQHVEAPEVLLRGLSGVQEECVRVHELCLESRPNLGVLPSEVCVLCDLAQPTPYWTIRHVGGSMIGAAAEQISIVVRTVVESKASSNVLRYIYTTG, encoded by the exons ATGCAGCATGTGGAAGCTCCGGAGGTTCTTCTCCGGGGCCTCTCTGGTGTCCAAGAAGAATGTGTTAGGGTGCATGAGCTCTGTCTTGAAAGTAGACCAAACCTGG GAGTTCTCCCATCGGAGGTTTGTGTATTGTGTGACTTAGCTCAGCCCACACCATACTG GACCATAAGACATGTTGGTGGTTCTATGATAGGTGCTGCTGCAGAGCAAATCTCAATTGTCGTGCGTACCGTTGTGGAAAGCAAAGCCAGCAGCAATGTCTTGCGCTACATCTACACGACAGGTTAG